From the Gramella sp. Hel_I_59 genome, one window contains:
- a CDS encoding aldo/keto reductase, protein MMLDSISSKIELHNGYKMPGLGLGVYKADNGEEINNAIAAALETGYRLIDTATFYGNEKGVGEAIRKSGIPREEIFITSKLWIEDQGMETTRKAFEETLERMELEYLDLYLIHWPKPGKYLESWKVLQELYEEGKTKAIGVCNCMIHQLESIKELGGVQPMVLQNEFHPKLVQQDILDYCKKNKIQYQAWSPLMRGEILENELIGTIAEKYGKSEAQIVIRWDLQKGVATIPKSVHKQRIQENADVFDFQLTEDEVAEIDALEDNTRTGAHPDTFMEEMDL, encoded by the coding sequence ATGATGTTAGATAGTATTAGTAGTAAAATAGAATTGCATAACGGTTATAAAATGCCGGGTTTAGGGCTTGGGGTATATAAAGCCGATAACGGAGAAGAGATCAATAATGCAATTGCAGCTGCTCTTGAAACTGGTTACAGATTGATAGATACCGCAACATTTTACGGAAATGAAAAGGGAGTAGGGGAAGCGATTAGAAAAAGCGGTATTCCTAGAGAAGAGATCTTTATCACATCCAAGCTTTGGATAGAAGACCAGGGGATGGAAACCACACGCAAAGCTTTTGAAGAGACTCTGGAAAGAATGGAACTGGAATACCTAGATCTATACCTGATTCACTGGCCAAAGCCTGGTAAATATCTGGAATCCTGGAAAGTTTTGCAGGAGCTTTACGAGGAAGGAAAAACTAAAGCCATTGGAGTTTGTAATTGCATGATCCATCAGCTGGAAAGTATTAAAGAACTCGGAGGTGTGCAGCCCATGGTTTTGCAAAATGAATTTCATCCTAAACTAGTTCAGCAGGATATTCTTGACTACTGCAAGAAGAATAAGATCCAGTATCAGGCCTGGTCACCACTTATGCGAGGAGAAATATTAGAGAATGAGCTTATTGGAACTATTGCTGAAAAATATGGAAAGTCTGAAGCACAAATAGTAATTCGCTGGGATCTGCAAAAAGGGGTTGCGACTATTCCGAAGAGTGTACATAAGCAACGAATTCAGGAAAATGCCGATGTCTTTGATTTTCAACTAACGGAAGATGAGGTAGCTGAAATTGATGCTCTGGAAGATAATACGCGTACTGGAGCTCATCCAGATACTTTTATGGAAGAAATGGACCTTTAG
- a CDS encoding alpha/beta fold hydrolase translates to MKLLFHLTFLFLITYNFQAQTEETIEYKDGKLHYSTYGAGDPVLIINGGPGISSAGFGELAKLLSEDNITIIYDQRGTGNSKIHTNTNTDFTIDLMVEDIEILRKHLGYENWIVLGHSFGGMLAYAYAAKYPERVSAMIQSHSGGMDLRLRDYPDLRDRLSRSQQDELNQLVLKISLGDTLRETRYQRAKLMAIAYLNDSTRTSEVAERLMTTDRTINSQVWANMNLIGFDVSEEMKNFNKPVLILNGIDEIVHKDIAIYADSVLPDSRLILMKDCGHYGWIEKPEIYLKEVKEFLKSN, encoded by the coding sequence ATGAAATTGCTTTTCCATCTGACTTTTCTATTTCTTATCACTTATAATTTTCAGGCTCAGACTGAAGAAACGATCGAGTACAAAGATGGCAAACTTCACTACAGTACGTATGGGGCTGGAGACCCTGTTCTAATCATAAATGGTGGTCCTGGGATTAGTAGTGCTGGTTTTGGAGAACTGGCGAAATTGCTTTCAGAAGATAATATTACTATAATATACGATCAAAGAGGTACTGGAAATTCAAAGATTCATACCAATACAAATACCGACTTTACGATCGATCTCATGGTGGAGGATATTGAGATTTTAAGAAAACACCTGGGATATGAGAACTGGATCGTACTGGGACATTCCTTTGGCGGAATGCTCGCTTATGCCTATGCGGCAAAATATCCTGAAAGAGTAAGCGCAATGATACAGTCGCACTCAGGCGGCATGGATCTAAGATTAAGAGATTACCCGGATCTACGGGATAGATTAAGCAGATCCCAGCAAGATGAATTGAATCAGTTAGTTCTGAAAATCAGTTTAGGTGATACTTTGAGAGAAACTCGTTACCAGCGGGCAAAGCTAATGGCGATCGCTTATTTGAATGATTCCACCAGAACTTCGGAAGTAGCAGAAAGGCTTATGACAACAGATCGAACCATTAATTCGCAGGTTTGGGCTAATATGAACCTCATTGGTTTTGATGTTTCCGAAGAGATGAAAAATTTTAATAAACCTGTTTTGATCCTGAATGGTATAGATGAAATTGTTCATAAAGATATTGCGATCTATGCAGATAGTGTTCTTCCAGATTCGAGATTGATTTTAATGAAAGACTGCGGTCATTATGGTTGGATTGAAAAACCTGAAATTTATCTAAAAGAGGTTAAAGAATTTTTAAAGTCCAATTAG
- a CDS encoding YaiO family outer membrane beta-barrel protein — translation MNRSLLLCLFFFAFVKVNAQQITEKNTDSLYFQGLELYQDKQYQESLQYTNRGLQLAPEYHDIRILRVRNLWALDSIDQATTDLEFLMQNAQDYPGVRELTVRHTKLLKDPEDALAYLEQLEKTQSLSANMLILKSELLLQNKDKKASREIALDLFNNRELDQNKRYVLQNILKRTIRDEIGVNYQYIYFSDEYNRENWQTISPEFQHYFNSSAVIARVNYTDRGYDQSTLYELESYPVFSNKVYAFLNLGISDGTLYPDLRTSASLFVNIFSIFELETGARLLHFSDEDYYSGILGLTMYKGKFYINSRVFLGPEINDQLTQNYQLNVRYYLNNADNFFFLRLGTGISPDETTIFTQVQENPSLEAYYSNLGLNFTIGPHHIFQVGGGYLFEDITSNRQGDQFIGNVGYRYRF, via the coding sequence ATGAATAGATCACTTTTACTCTGCCTGTTCTTCTTCGCTTTTGTGAAGGTGAACGCACAGCAAATCACCGAAAAAAATACAGATAGCCTTTATTTCCAGGGACTCGAACTCTACCAGGATAAACAATATCAAGAGTCTTTACAATACACTAACCGGGGATTGCAGCTTGCTCCAGAATATCATGATATCAGAATCTTAAGGGTTCGGAATTTATGGGCTCTGGACAGTATTGATCAGGCTACTACAGATCTTGAATTTCTGATGCAGAATGCCCAAGATTACCCGGGTGTTAGAGAACTTACCGTTCGCCATACAAAATTATTAAAGGATCCTGAAGATGCTCTGGCTTACCTTGAACAATTAGAAAAAACACAGAGTTTAAGTGCGAATATGCTTATCCTTAAATCTGAACTTTTACTTCAGAATAAAGATAAAAAAGCTTCCAGAGAGATCGCTTTAGACCTTTTCAATAATCGTGAGTTGGATCAAAACAAGCGATATGTCCTTCAGAATATATTAAAGAGAACCATTAGGGATGAGATTGGGGTAAATTATCAATACATCTATTTTAGTGACGAGTATAATCGTGAGAACTGGCAAACCATTAGTCCGGAGTTTCAACATTATTTCAACAGCAGTGCAGTGATCGCCCGGGTAAATTATACAGATCGTGGCTATGACCAGAGTACTTTATATGAGCTGGAATCTTACCCTGTTTTCAGCAATAAGGTATATGCATTTCTAAACCTGGGAATTTCAGACGGAACTTTGTATCCCGACCTTAGAACCAGCGCCTCTTTATTTGTCAATATCTTCTCGATCTTTGAATTAGAAACCGGAGCGAGATTACTACATTTCTCAGATGAGGATTATTACTCCGGAATTCTGGGGCTTACTATGTACAAAGGTAAATTCTATATCAACTCAAGAGTTTTCCTTGGACCGGAGATCAATGATCAGTTAACCCAGAACTACCAGTTGAACGTTCGTTACTATCTTAATAATGCAGATAATTTCTTCTTTTTAAGACTTGGAACGGGTATTTCGCCAGATGAGACCACAATTTTTACGCAAGTACAGGAGAACCCGTCTCTGGAAGCATATTATTCAAATCTTGGCTTGAATTTCACTATTGGACCTCATCATATTTTCCAGGTAGGTGGCGGTTATTTGTTCGAAGATATCACCTCAAACAGGCAAGGTGATCAATTCATTGGCAATGTTGGCTATCGCTATAGATTCTAG
- a CDS encoding glycosyltransferase, translating to MLNDIERFFSGEYVFLAANYFFFAYGIALMTMYFAGVILASRAIRRNKKKSRFLQVNDIVSATDIPSVSLIAPAFNEGLTIIENVKSLLSIQYPYYELILVNDGSKDDSLEKLIKEFKLERRDATFITQPIPTATVKYVYKSTLSKYTHLTVLDKNNGGRADALNAGINFATSELVVCTDADCIIEQDALLKMVRPYLEEYHSEIIACGGGIGIANDSVVKNGVMKELRLPNNLVPMVQVVEYIRAFLLGRMAWSEINGLMLVSGAFGMYPRKRVIEVSGFDAKTVGEDLELCIRLRRLMEEKELPYKVVYLPETLCWTEGPPDYDILIKQRDRWARGLWETLKIHRKLFFNPKYRYMGIFYYPYWLFFEFGAPIIEFLGIICIIAFAFFGMINWTMAVLLFTAAYIVGCIFSTAAIFMYVKNFNHYTKPKQVIELLLAAYLEPFLYHPILVYGQMKGYYKKIFRIKSGWGTMTRKGFKVSDT from the coding sequence ATGTTGAATGATATAGAAAGGTTTTTTAGCGGGGAATATGTATTCCTGGCGGCAAACTATTTTTTCTTTGCATACGGGATCGCCCTCATGACGATGTATTTCGCAGGAGTGATCCTGGCCAGTCGTGCCATACGCCGAAATAAGAAGAAATCACGATTCCTTCAGGTGAATGATATTGTTAGTGCCACTGATATTCCTTCGGTATCGCTTATTGCACCTGCTTTCAATGAAGGTCTTACCATAATTGAGAACGTAAAAAGCTTATTATCCATACAATATCCATACTACGAACTCATCCTGGTAAATGATGGAAGTAAAGACGATTCACTGGAAAAACTCATCAAGGAATTTAAACTGGAGAGAAGAGATGCGACCTTTATTACGCAGCCAATTCCTACAGCGACCGTTAAATATGTATATAAGAGTACGCTTTCGAAGTACACGCATCTAACCGTACTCGATAAAAACAATGGTGGGCGTGCAGATGCTCTGAATGCCGGGATCAATTTTGCAACATCAGAACTGGTGGTTTGTACAGATGCAGATTGTATCATCGAGCAGGATGCCTTGCTTAAAATGGTTAGACCTTACCTCGAAGAATATCACAGTGAAATAATCGCCTGTGGTGGAGGTATTGGAATTGCGAACGATTCGGTCGTAAAGAACGGGGTGATGAAAGAACTTCGTTTGCCTAATAATCTGGTGCCCATGGTACAGGTCGTTGAATACATTAGGGCATTTCTGTTAGGTAGAATGGCCTGGAGCGAAATAAACGGACTCATGCTCGTGTCTGGAGCTTTTGGTATGTATCCTAGAAAAAGGGTGATCGAGGTTAGTGGGTTTGACGCAAAAACAGTTGGAGAGGATCTTGAGCTATGTATTCGCTTAAGGCGTTTGATGGAAGAAAAGGAATTACCCTATAAAGTGGTTTATTTACCGGAAACCTTATGCTGGACAGAAGGGCCGCCAGATTATGATATTTTAATTAAGCAACGTGATCGCTGGGCGAGGGGACTTTGGGAAACTTTGAAGATCCATAGGAAATTGTTCTTCAACCCTAAGTATCGATACATGGGAATTTTCTATTATCCTTACTGGCTGTTTTTCGAGTTTGGAGCGCCTATTATTGAATTTCTGGGAATCATTTGTATCATCGCTTTTGCTTTCTTCGGAATGATCAACTGGACGATGGCAGTGCTATTATTTACGGCCGCTTACATTGTAGGATGTATCTTTTCCACAGCTGCTATCTTTATGTATGTCAAGAACTTTAATCATTATACCAAGCCAAAGCAAGTTATAGAACTTTTACTTGCTGCTTATCTCGAACCATTCCTGTATCATCCAATACTGGTATATGGACAAATGAAGGGTTATTACAAGAAGATCTTCCGTATTAAATCTGGCTGGGGAACTATGACCAGAAAAGGATTTAAAGTTTCCGACACCTAG
- a CDS encoding HEAT repeat domain-containing protein, protein MTEAGVLLFIKCVLAILVVYWISIAVTMIYRKNRMRALDRIEHTFADVVSRYLYNNVDDPLHISEINDRLKAVGIRKGNRNNVQYLIRLMIRTQRTILGENYIKLKKLYAQIPPYNASFTKISKWGWYSKARGIREIYEMNQSQHMNEVFKFQNNKNVFVRREAQIAMVVFMGWESLRFLPYLKRNITLWQQIKIVEKLYDLYPKPEMKWLKRAYMTDKLFGKKLVMRIIRKFELHTEIPFIMEHLEHADYEVRETAIYCIQTFALSTERMDYIKDVYESVADPVQQAQLLNYIYDNSDIDVDFYLRQLNGNNEELKLNVAEILWNNGYKEKVQEFYYQQYPENSNLNVE, encoded by the coding sequence ATGACCGAAGCGGGAGTTTTGCTTTTTATTAAGTGCGTGCTGGCGATCCTGGTCGTTTACTGGATTTCCATAGCGGTCACCATGATCTATAGAAAGAATCGTATGCGAGCACTCGATCGCATTGAGCATACCTTTGCCGATGTCGTAAGCCGTTATCTCTATAATAATGTAGATGATCCCTTGCATATTAGTGAGATCAATGATCGCTTAAAAGCTGTTGGAATACGTAAAGGCAATAGAAACAACGTGCAGTATCTTATTCGATTGATGATACGAACCCAGCGAACTATACTTGGAGAGAATTATATCAAGCTCAAGAAGCTATATGCGCAGATCCCACCTTACAATGCTTCATTCACGAAAATTTCCAAATGGGGATGGTATTCCAAAGCTCGTGGAATTCGGGAGATCTACGAGATGAATCAGTCTCAGCACATGAATGAGGTCTTTAAATTTCAGAATAACAAAAACGTATTCGTGCGAAGAGAAGCACAGATCGCTATGGTTGTGTTTATGGGATGGGAATCGCTTAGGTTTCTTCCATACTTAAAACGTAATATCACCTTGTGGCAACAAATAAAGATCGTTGAAAAGCTCTATGATCTATATCCAAAACCAGAAATGAAATGGTTAAAAAGAGCCTATATGACCGATAAGCTTTTCGGTAAAAAACTGGTCATGAGAATTATTAGAAAATTTGAATTGCATACTGAAATTCCGTTTATCATGGAGCATCTGGAGCATGCTGATTATGAGGTACGCGAAACAGCTATTTACTGTATACAGACTTTCGCTCTGTCTACGGAAAGAATGGATTATATTAAGGATGTTTACGAAAGCGTTGCAGATCCCGTACAGCAGGCGCAACTTTTAAATTATATCTATGACAATTCTGATATTGACGTTGACTTCTACCTGAGACAGCTTAATGGAAATAATGAAGAGCTTAAACTGAACGTTGCTGAAATTTTATGGAACAATGGATATAAAGAGAAGGTCCAGGAATTCTATTACCAACAATACCCTGAAAATTCAAATTTAAATGTTGAATGA
- a CDS encoding response regulator, translated as MRKVLVIQEDIIILKILERLVTVNHFDCKAIRSLDALTIEDQESDFEFIITDILFEGIAPLEFVAQVQEVIPHKNLLVVTNMGQDKIKKEIFALKDITGFYAVPIDLDEIESTIQAYS; from the coding sequence ATGCGAAAAGTTCTGGTCATCCAGGAAGATATCATCATTTTAAAGATTCTGGAAAGGCTTGTAACCGTAAATCATTTTGATTGCAAAGCCATAAGATCGCTGGATGCACTTACAATAGAGGATCAGGAAAGTGATTTTGAATTCATTATCACAGACATTCTTTTTGAAGGAATTGCACCTTTAGAATTCGTAGCCCAGGTGCAGGAAGTTATTCCGCATAAAAACTTATTAGTGGTTACGAATATGGGACAGGACAAGATCAAAAAGGAGATCTTCGCATTAAAAGATATAACAGGCTTTTACGCAGTGCCTATAGATCTGGACGAAATCGAATCAACAATTCAGGCATATTCATGA
- a CDS encoding response regulator — MKRKLNILFIEDDEIEVMKLNRTLNSVELKHVVHNARDGEEALEFLKQKDRLPEIILLDLNMPKMNGIEFLSILKQDDNLKYIPTIILTTSNNRKDLLECFNIGIAGYIIKPLKYDDYVYKLKSVLDYWSINELIKV, encoded by the coding sequence ATGAAACGTAAGTTAAATATCCTTTTTATCGAAGATGATGAAATTGAGGTAATGAAACTAAACCGCACCCTGAATTCGGTAGAATTAAAGCATGTGGTTCATAATGCAAGAGATGGTGAAGAAGCGCTGGAATTTTTAAAACAAAAGGATAGGTTACCGGAAATAATATTACTGGACTTAAACATGCCTAAAATGAATGGTATTGAATTTCTTAGTATTTTGAAGCAGGATGATAATCTAAAGTATATTCCAACAATTATTCTAACAACTTCAAATAACAGAAAGGATCTGTTAGAATGTTTTAATATTGGAATCGCAGGATACATTATAAAGCCTCTTAAGTATGATGATTATGTGTATAAACTAAAAAGCGTACTGGATTACTGGAGTATCAATGAACTAATTAAAGTATAA